In a genomic window of Verrucomicrobiota bacterium:
- the nrdR gene encoding transcriptional regulator NrdR: MRCPKCGGQDDKVIDSRTSSEGSTIRRRRECLQCQHRFTTYEQIERGTLMIVKRDGRREAFNRDKLLNGIQKACQKRPVSNEVIQELVNRIADQAAAEFDSEVPGPVLGEKVMNGLREVDEVAYVRYASVYRRFQEATDFVHAVKKLEVRNDTTTLRLPGV; this comes from the coding sequence ATGCGCTGTCCTAAATGCGGTGGCCAGGATGATAAAGTGATTGACTCACGGACTTCCAGTGAGGGCTCGACCATTCGCCGGCGCCGCGAATGTCTCCAGTGCCAGCATCGCTTCACTACGTACGAGCAGATCGAGCGTGGCACGCTGATGATTGTGAAGCGCGACGGCCGGCGCGAGGCGTTTAACCGGGATAAACTTCTCAATGGCATTCAAAAGGCGTGCCAAAAGCGCCCGGTCAGCAATGAGGTCATCCAGGAACTGGTCAACCGCATCGCCGACCAGGCGGCGGCGGAATTCGATTCGGAAGTGCCCGGTCCGGTGCTTGGCGAGAAGGTGATGAATGGGTTGCGGGAGGTGGATGAGGTGGCGTACGTGCGGTATGCCAGCGTGTATCGGCGTTTTCAGGAGGCGACCGATTTTGTGCATGCGGTCAAGAAGCTGGAGGTGAGAAATGATACAACTACGCTGCGATTGCCTGGTGTTTGA
- a CDS encoding histidine triad nucleotide-binding protein gives MSKTLFQKICDKDIAAQIVYEDELVVAFRDITPQAPTHVLIVPRKAISRIGAASAEDQALLGHLLLKAAAVAVHLGVDKTGYRLVINQGPHAGESVPHLHVHLLGGRPMAWPPG, from the coding sequence ATGAGCAAGACCCTCTTCCAAAAAATTTGCGACAAGGATATCGCGGCCCAGATCGTTTATGAAGATGAGCTGGTCGTGGCGTTTCGGGACATCACGCCGCAGGCGCCGACGCATGTCTTGATCGTGCCGCGCAAGGCCATTTCGCGGATTGGGGCGGCGAGCGCGGAGGATCAGGCGTTGTTGGGGCATCTGCTGCTCAAGGCGGCGGCGGTGGCCGTGCATTTGGGCGTGGATAAGACCGGGTACCGGCTGGTGATTAACCAGGGACCACATGCCGGGGAGTCCGTGCCGCATCTGCACGTGCATTTACTCGGCGGACGCCCGATGGCCTGGCCGCCGGGCTGA